In Helianthus annuus cultivar XRQ/B chromosome 3, HanXRQr2.0-SUNRISE, whole genome shotgun sequence, a single window of DNA contains:
- the LOC110881880 gene encoding putative germin-like protein 2-1: MSNKIILLSFVALTFSCLALAYEPKPLQDFCVADPNSSVKVNGLVCKDPMKVQADDFFFSGLHLMGNTSNPVGSRVTTVFATQLPGLNTLGISMVRIDYAPWGQNPPHIHPRATEILTVLEGTLRVGFVTSNPNNRFITKVLKKGDVFVFPVGLVHFQSNVGNGNAVAIAALSSQNPGAITIANAVFGANPPIPGDILAKAFQVDKSVVDQLQAKF, from the exons ATGTCGAACAAAATCATCCTCTTGAGTTTTGTAGCTCTTACTTTTAGCTGCCTTGCCTTAGCCTACGAGCCTAAACCCCTACAAGATTTTTGTGTAGCCGATCCCAACAGCTCAG TGAAAGTAAATGGTCTAGTATGCAAGGACCCGATGAAAGTTCAAGCTGATGACTTCTTCTTCAGTGGGCTACACCTCATGGGCAACACATCAAACCCTGTGGGATCGAGGGTTACCACAGTCTTTGCAACTCAGTTACCTGGGCTAAACACTTTAGGCATCTCAATGGTTCGGATTGACTACGCGCCATGGGGACAAAACCCACCTCACATTCATCCAAGAGCCACCGAGATTCTTACCGTTCTTGAAGGAACTCTACGAGTTGGGTTTGTCACATCCAACCCCAATAACCGTTTTATCACCAAGGTGCTGAAAAAGGGTGATGTTTTCGTGTTCCCCGTTGGACTTGTGCATTTCCAGAGTAACGTCGGGAATGGGAATGCAGTGGCTATTGCTGCATTGAGCAGTCAAAACCCTGGTGCCATAACAATAGCGAATGCTGTGTTTGGTGCAAATCCTCCAATTCCTGGGGATATTTTAGCCAAGGCGTTCCAAGTGGATAAAAGCGTGGTGGACCAACTACAGGCAAAGTTCTAG